Sequence from the Sphingobium indicum B90A genome:
GATGGCTTTGACGGCCATGATGTCTCTCCTGGAATATTATCCCTTCCGTGAAGGCGGTGTGGCCGGCTGTCAGTCGTTGGCCTTTGCAAGGCCGCGCCACATGGCGAAATTCGCTTCGTCCCTGGACCCGTTGTGCAGGCCGTTGTCCCGCCCATGCTCGATGCGGAAGAAGGCGAGCGCCTCGGCGGCGGGATTGAAGCCCTCGGCCGTCGGGTCCGTGCCGGGGCGGAAGGCATTGCCCTTGAAAACCTCATGCCCGGCGATCTTGGACTGGATGAATTTTTCAGGCTCATCCTCGAAAATGTCGCGGCAATGGTCGGAGCAGAAATGATATTGCTCGCCCTTGTATTCGGCATGGCGCTGGCACAGCGTCAGCGGGTCGCCCGGCTCGGTGAACATCATCGGAATCTGGCAGACCTGGCATTGCATCGGCACGGCCGTCGCCTCGAACGGCTTTCCTTCCGCTTCGCACTTCGCCCAATATTCATAGCGCGGACGGTAATAGCGGTCGAACGTGTCCGGATATTTGGCGGACAGCCAGTCCATGTCCTCCTTCGACGGCAGCCAGACATGGAAGTCGCTGGTGCCGCGCGCCTGGTAGAAATGGCACCATGCGATATGGGACAGGTGGTCGCGCTCCAGCCTGATCTGCTCGACGCAGGGCGGCATGACGATGCCGTAGCGGGCGAGATCGCGGAACAGCGCGCCGCAATTCTCCTCGAAATAGATTTCCCACGCCTCGGCCCAGCTCATCACCCGCTTGGGCAGCATGTAATCCTGCATCATCGCGACCAGCGTCAGCAGCCGCACGCCGCGCCAGGTCCATTTGTTCAGCCATTTCTGGACGATCGGGACATTGGCCGGGTCCTGCTCCAGCACGAACTTGATGACCTCCAGCCCCAGGGTCATGTGCCGCGCCTCGTCCGACTGGGCGGAAAAGCCGAAGGTCATCGCGCCCATGTCGCCATTATAGGCCGCGCCCGAAATGAAGGGTACGAAGACGAGGTTGGTCAGCACATATTCGAAGGCGAAGCCGATGGCGACGATGAATTCGAACGGGCCGCCGGTCGCCGCATCCTCGAAGAAGCTCTTGGGCACCTGAAGATAGGGCAGATAGTCGTGATGATGGCGGAACTCCGCCATGCCGCTATAATAGCGGTTATAGTTGCTGATGGCGTGGATCTGCGTCTGCGAATGACGCATCTCGTCCAGCGACTGCATCATGCAGGCAACCCTGGGGCCGACGCCGCGGAATTGCCGCCCGATATGGGCGAACCCCCGGTGCGACATATATTCCAGCGGGGCGAAGCCGTTGACGAACAGCTTGACCGTATTGATGTAGCGCGCATCGGACAGGGTGAGATGGCCGTTGCTCTGTGCGAAGGCGTCGACGATGGCGTAGAGCTTCCGCTCCTTTTCCGCCTGATATTTCCAATAGGCGTCCATGGTCAGGCGGAACGGGTCTTCCCACGCGTCCCAGTCGTGGATCCTGATCCCCTCGAACCGGTCCATCGGGAAGATGTCGTCGATCGGCTGATAGCTCGGCTCCCAGCCAAGGCCCCGCGTCATCAGCGCATAGCGTTCCTTGAGGCCGAGTTTCTTCTTCTTCGTGACGGGCATGTCCATGGCTCAGCGGTCCCAGCTCAGAGTGAATATGTCGTCGGTCTCGTCCACGCGGCCCGACAGGGAGATCATGTTGACGTGCAGTTCCT
This genomic interval carries:
- a CDS encoding YHS domain-containing protein, with the protein product MDMPVTKKKKLGLKERYALMTRGLGWEPSYQPIDDIFPMDRFEGIRIHDWDAWEDPFRLTMDAYWKYQAEKERKLYAIVDAFAQSNGHLTLSDARYINTVKLFVNGFAPLEYMSHRGFAHIGRQFRGVGPRVACMMQSLDEMRHSQTQIHAISNYNRYYSGMAEFRHHHDYLPYLQVPKSFFEDAATGGPFEFIVAIGFAFEYVLTNLVFVPFISGAAYNGDMGAMTFGFSAQSDEARHMTLGLEVIKFVLEQDPANVPIVQKWLNKWTWRGVRLLTLVAMMQDYMLPKRVMSWAEAWEIYFEENCGALFRDLARYGIVMPPCVEQIRLERDHLSHIAWCHFYQARGTSDFHVWLPSKEDMDWLSAKYPDTFDRYYRPRYEYWAKCEAEGKPFEATAVPMQCQVCQIPMMFTEPGDPLTLCQRHAEYKGEQYHFCSDHCRDIFEDEPEKFIQSKIAGHEVFKGNAFRPGTDPTAEGFNPAAEALAFFRIEHGRDNGLHNGSRDEANFAMWRGLAKAND